In the genome of Candidatus Electrothrix rattekaaiensis, the window TCCGTTATAGCTCAGGACATGATCAGCGAATTGTGCCAGGGTGCCTGTGGCAGCATGTTTTCCGAGACCGACAGCGATCAGCTGCGCCCGCTTGGCATATTTTTGTTTCCAAAGAGCAACAGCCTTTCTGCAATCATCTGTGGGCTTACCGTCGGTCATCAGATAAACCAGAGGTTTCCAGTCCCCTTTACGCTCCGGGGTGGTCGGCTGGACCTGCGTGTCTATTTCATCCATGAGGTGGATCAGGGCCTTTCCCAAGGCAGTGCCCGAACCCAGCGGCAGTCTTGGCAGGTAGAAGGTTGGCAGATCCATCAGAGGAACCAGGGTTTTTACTTTTCCGGCAAAGGCGATGATAGACAGGAAAACCGTTTCCAAGGCGTTCGGGTCTTGCCGTAGCTTGCTGATAAGCTGCTCAAGCCCCTGTTCAAGATGCTGCAACGGCTCTCCTGCCATAGAATCAGAAACATCAAGTACGAGAAAGATGGGTAAGCGACGCATTGTATCCTCCGGAAACGATGTGAAATGTAAAATTTCAAGAAAAGATCAAGGGGAGATCGCTAGCTCAGATTAAAGGACAATCTGTATTTCAGCCGGAGGTGGCGGTAGAATATCTGCGGAACCGGCCCCGATACTGGAGCTTCGCATCTCCACGCTGGCGGAAACCCATTTGAAGAAGCTGGCAAAGGCGGCACTGTCCGTGGTATCAAGACTGACAACGGTATCTGTCAGCTTCCGCAACTGCTCCACCTTTGCCTTGGGACCAGCGGCACAGGCGATAATTTTACCGAAATGACTTTTTTTAATCTGCGGAACAATTTCATCATACCGGGCCACATCCGAAGGACTGCCGTCGGTCATGAGAAACAGCATGGGCCGCCAGTCTCCTTTTCGCTCGTTGGTGCTGTGGATAATATCCTTTTTCACCCGCTTGAGGATCAGGGCCAGGGCTTCGCCGGTATAGGTCGGTCCTGATCTGGGACAGGTGATTTCTGTAACTTGAACCTGCGACAGCGGCGTCAGAGGAAAAACCTCTTTTACCTCAAGATCAAAGGTGATAATGGACAGATAGACCGAGTCCAAGGCATGCGGATCCTGCCGCAGGGCAGTCAGCATTGCCTGCACGCCGACATTGACGGACTGAATCGCTTCGCCGTACATGGAACCTGAGGTGTCAATGGCAATATAAATCGGCAATCTTCTGGACATGTTTTCTCCTCTGATAATTCTTTATGATCAGGTCAGTCTGGAGCCTAACATTGCCAGACGCTTATACACATCTTCAGTCGGCGCGATCCATACCACACCGGGTCCGGTGAACGTTTGCAACAGGCCCTCACCGCTGGTTGCGGATTGAAGCAAACTTTTCCCTGATTTTTCAGCACGAAACTCGACACCAGAAGTCCTGGCAAAGGCGAAACTGCCATCAACGGACAGCTTTTCTCCTGAAGCCAGCTCGTACATAAGCAATTCATCGGTCGGCACGGGTGAGGCCAGAACGACAACCCCGGAGCCTTTTACCTGCGTCTGGAAAAGCCCCTCACCGCCAAACAAGGCGCTGGATACGTTGCCCTGCAATTTTGCACTGACACCCAGCCCTGCTGAAGCGCAGTAGAACGCACCCTTATCCACAATCAGTGCATCATCATTAATATTAAACAGGGAATAATGGCCGAAATATCTCGGATGACAGCAGTAACGGAAACTCTCATAGCATTCGGAATTGCTGCGGAAAATCAGGTAACGATATTAATTTCCGGCGGCGGAGGCGGCAGTTCATCCAGACTGGACACATCTTTTTTACTGAGATCAATCTTTTGACTGCCGGAGCTGACGCTTGCGGAAATCCATTGAAAAAACTTTTTAATGGTGCCGGAATCAGCCGTATCCAGCTGGACAACAACCTCTGATATTTCTTTTAAGACACTAACATCCGCATCCATACCCGCAGCGCAGGCGATTATCATGCCCGGTTTGGCCTTTCTCAGTTTCTCCAGACCAAGCCGCCATTCATCGGTCGGTCCGCCGTCGGTCATTAAAAAAATTAGAGGTTTCCAGTCACCTCGACGATCAGGCGTGGTTTTGACAACCTCATCGTTAATTTTTTCAGCGGTCAGCGTTAACGCCCTCCCCAAGGAGGTGATACCTTGAGCTCGAATATCAGGAGGTTGGAAACTGACTAAATCTGTCAACGGAACCAGCTGTTTCGCATCCGTGTTAAAGGTGATCACACTGATAAATGCGGTTTCCAGAGCATACGGATCCTGCCGCAGGGTTGAGGCCAGCACCTGAACCCCGTTTTTCACCGCTTCAATGGCCTCGCCATGCATTGACCCTGAGTTATCTAGCACAAGGTACACAGGAAGTCGTCTCATTGAATATTCCCCTTAAAAATCATAATCTTAATCAAAACGATCTCTCCGTATCCGGAATGCCGCAACAAAAAACACCGCCGACTCATGCCGACGGTGTTTTACCTCAATCGGCATCCTGAATTATTGTACAACAGTTTTATTCAGCATTTAGGCCATAGGTGGAGCAGGCCGCACCAAGCCCGCCTGCGTACCCCTGTCCGACAGCGGTAAATCTCCACTCTCCGCCTTTTTTGTATACCTCACCGAAAACCATGGCTGTTTCCATAGAATAATCTTCAGTAAGGTCAAAGCGGACGATTTCTTGATTATTTTCATCATTTACAACGCAGATAAAGGCGTTGCTCACCTGACCGAAATTCTGGGATCGAGAATCAGCCTCATGAATTGTACAGACAACCGCTATCCTCGTCACATCCGGGGCATTGCGCTCCAGTGCATCGAAATCAACCTTGATAATCTCATCAGCCCCGTCACCGCCGCCTGTCAGGTTGTCACCCATGTGCTCGACAGCACCGTTCGCCCCTTTGAGATTATTATAAAAAACAAAATCATAATCACCGCGAGCCTTACCCGCCTCATTCAACAAAAAAGCTGAGGCATCTAGGTCAAACTCAGCTCCGTCCGTTGCCCGCTCATCCCATCCCAAGCCGATAAAAATCTTCGACAGTCCAGGAGCTTCTTTTGATAAGGATATTCTTCCGCCTTTTTCCAGTGAAATGCCCATTTTTTTCGACCTCCTCAATCCTTAGTGAGAAATAATTCGTCTTGCTTCAACTTACCCTTATGTCATGATCAAAAACTAATATTGTTATCATGCTGTTACAATGAAGGTGTAATAATCGGCAACAATTTATCAAAAGTTCTTCCTGCTCCCCATTCTCCAAGTGCCTTGAACTTCCATTCATTGTTATGGCGATAAAGTTTTGCTATAACGAGCCCTGTATGCCCTCCCCCCTGCACGCTGAGATCATATTTCGCAATAATATTTTGCGTTTTATTATCTTTTAAAACACAAAACGCATTGGGAATACCGTCAAAAGAATCACTGGTGAAGCTGTTCACTGTAAAAACAAGCGAAAGGATATTGCTCGGAACAGCGTTCAGCTGAACAACAATTTCCTCATTCGGAGTTCCCTCTTTTCCTCCTCCTGTCCGGTCGTCACCAGTGTGCTTTATCGAACCGTCCTTACTTTTAAGCTGCTGAAACCAAACAGCGTCCTTCAAGTTCTTTTGTTCGTCAAACATAAGACAAGAGGCATCCAGATCAACATCCACCAGTTTGGTGCGACCCAAAAATCCTTTTGTTTTTTGCTGGCCCCAGCCGAGTCCGAGGACAGCATCCGTTAAACCAGGGGCCTCTTTTGCGAGAGAAATATTGGCACCTTTTGTCAGTTTGATGGCCATAACAGCACTCCTTTTTTTAATTGAATTATCTTGAAGGATGTTGAAAAGTATGTATGTAACTGATTCCAACAACATCCCGTCTTCAATGATCTCGACCGCAACGATCAAGTCCCTGCCGATCGTGTAGTATTGATAAGAATATTAAAACTATTGAAAAATATCCTGGAACCAAGCAACTTCAGTTATCCGTAATACCGAATATTTTCCGAATGGAATTCAGCTTGTTAAAGCTCTAAAAAAGTTATCTAACCATTGATTGATCAAGATGTCTTGTAAAAAAGATCCGGGAGTCAAATAACTACATTCCGACTTTCTGAGAATGCTCCCCATCCGTGTGCTTTCGCGATTTCATTATGGTCGATTCAGCTCTGTATAAAGTGAGGCATAGGCTCGGGCTGACTCGGGCCAACTCAAATTTAAGGAGGCAAGGTAATCCCTTGCCCCTCTTCCCATTTTTTGTCGCTCAGCCGGATGATTCAGCAAAAAAAGCATATGTTCTGCCAATGCATTGACATCGCTTGGCGGAAAGAGGAGGCCCTGTTGTCCATGTTCAATGAGATCCGATACAGCGGGAATTTCTCCAGCAATGACCGGTAGGCCAATCGCCATAGCCTCAAGCACGACATTTGGTCTTCCCTCGGCAAAACTGGCAAAGACAAAGATGTCAGCCTGGGCCATTAACAGCGGTATCTCTTCCGGTGGGACTGAACCGTGAAAGGAGACGTTGGCCTTCAGGTGCTGCTCTCGACAATATCCCTCTAATGCTTCTCGTTCCGGCCCATCACCGACAATATCAAGCGACCATTTTTGGGCCAACATCTCAGGCGGCATCTCAGGCAGCATATCATGCGACAATAAGGCTGCTGCTTTCAGGATAACATCAACTCCTTTACCAGCTGTTAAATTGCCCACATACAGGAAGCGAACCGGAGCTGGAGCGGTCGCCGTCTCCTCCGGGGAAGCAGCATATTTACCATGACCGGCATCAAAAAATGCCTGATCAATACCGTTGCAAATCACCCGGACCTTTGTGCTGTATTGAGGAAAATGCTCAGCGAGTTTTTCTTGCAAAGATGGGCTGACAGTAATAATCACATCACTGAAACGGAGACAAAAATGCACCAACCGGCGCATCAAGGCTAATTTTTCTATCAAGTTGACATCACTGCCCCGCAAGGTCGTCATGACCGGTTTACCGAAAAGCAGTCCGGCAACTCCGGCAATAGCACCGTTGATTGACCAATTGGCGTGAAGAACATCCACCTTGCGGGTAAAATAACAGCAGATGAGCAGGTTGGAGCAGAGAAATGGAGGGAGTAAGAAAAAAAGGAGTTTATTGCGCGAAAGAGCAGCCATGATTCCGCCGGAGCCATGAGCCAACTGCTGCCAATGTTTCGGTGCATAGCGAAACGGAAGAACAAAGTAATCAGCAGAGGCTTGGTTGACAGCTTCAGAGCTGTCCGGGGTCAGCACCGTCACCTGCACATTCTCCGGCAGGTGATTGACCATTTTTTGGATAAAGATACCGCTCCTGGATTCCTTTGTTAAAGGAAAGGAGGTCGTAAGCAGAAGCACTCTCAGTAAACCCTGAGCATTCTGAGCATTCTGATCATGAGTGCTCTTCATCGCGTCCCCCTTCAGATGACCTTCAGATGACCGTCAGAAAATCAATTCTCCGGCCTCATCCTCCTGTACCCCGACCACCACGATACCAGCTTGATCAGCAGCAGCAATCATGGTGTCGCGGTCAAAAAGAAGAGACTGACCAGCCTCAACAGCCAAAACTGAACCCTTTACCGATGCCAGTGTCTCAATGGTCTTAGTCCCGGTGGCAGGCAAATCAAAACGAAAATCCTGGCCAGGCTTCTTCATTTTTACAACAACAGCCCCTGAACCTGAAAGTTGCCCGCCTCGTCGAATTGCTGCATCCGTGCCCTCTATGGCCTCAACAGCCAGCACTGCCCCCTCGCGGACCACAACGCATTGCCCTATATCCAATCGCCCTATCTCACGGGCAATCCGCCAACCAAAGCGAATATCCGCCAGCTGTTCTCGGGAGGGCTTTCTTTTTCCTAAAATTCCTTTTGGGAAAAAAAGATGGTCAAGATAACACGTTGAGGCCAGTACCTTGATTCCCTCTTTCTCAAGTGCTCCAGAAACTGCTCGTAAAATGGCATCATCCAGACGCTTATCAATCTTATTCCAAAGAGTTAACCCTTTAAAATCCGGAAAAATATCCCTGAACATCCGGGTTTTGGTGATGGTGCCGCAGAAGACAGCCTCACGAACACCCTGCTCATGAAAAAAACGAATGATCTTACCTAACTGACCCAGCTTTACCCAACAGGAAACATCAGCGCGGTGCTCAAGCTCCGCCTGAGTCTCATTCTGATGGCAAACCGCAACAACCCTGCGTTTACGTTCTTGGGCCGCCTCAGTAAAAAGCAGAGGAAACTGCCCTCCTCCAGCAATAATTCCGATCGGTGTTGACATGCGTAGTGCGTTTTAGCTGTCTTCAGTGCGTTTTACCACACCGCGTTTGCTTTCTCGGAAAAAATCCACCAAAACACGAACCTCTTTGGAATCAGGGAACTCATGGGTTGCCTGGGCCAAAGCCTCCTTCACTAAAACCTGCGGTGAGGAGCGAAAAATTATTTTAAACGCCTGATCAATATCGTTGATCGCCTCTCGGGTCATGCCATTACGCCGCATCCCGATCTTATTAACCCCGGCAATACGCATCCTATTCCTGGTACCTGTTAAGATAACATAGGGCGGAACATCAAGAGAAATCCCTGACATGCCGCCAACATAGGAATAAGACCCTATTCGACAAAACTGATGCACAGCCACTAAGCCGCCGAGATTTGCATAACTGCCCACGTCCACATGTCCACCCAACGTTGCCACATTGGACATAATCACATGGTCATGGAGAACACAATCATGGGCTACATGGCAATAGGCCATCAGCATATTCTTATTTCCGATAACCGTCTTGCCTCCTCCAGAGGCCGTCCCACGGTGAATAGAAACATATTCCCGTATCCTGTTCCCATCTCCGATAATCAGTTCTGTCGGTTCATCTTGATAATGGCTATCCTGTGGCGGCGTACCAAGAGAAGAAAAGGAACCAATATAATTATCAGCTCCGATACTTGTATACCCAGAGATCACTGCATGTGCGTCGATAACCGTGTTTGGGCCGATGGAGACATTAGGACCGATAACACTGTATGCACCAACTGAAACGGTTTCATGAACTTCCGCCTGCGGGTCAACCACGGCAGTAGCATGTATAGTCATTTATACTGTTCCTTTGTTAGCCTCTGTGCAGGCCAACAGTCTAATAAGCAGCATTTGCCGCATCCTTGTCCAACATGACAACGAAAAAAATATCAAGAAAAGGTGGCCAGCTGCTCAGCTTCGGTCACCAGCGCGTCATCAACATAGGCGCGGCACTGCACCTTGATCAGTTTGCTTTTTCGACGAACCATTTCCACCTTATAGATGAGCTGATCACCAGGTCGCACCACCTTGCGAAAACGTACCTTATCCATCCCGGCAAAATAAACCAGTTTCCCGGCAATGTCTTCTGTAGAAAGATAGGCCAGCACGGCTCCGGCCTGAGCCATGCCCTCAAGAATCAGGACTCCGGGCATAACAGGTTCGCCGGGAAAATGTCCCTGAAAAAAAGGCTCTCCCATGGACACATTTTTCACGCCGGTTATTGTTTTATCCGGCTCAAACTCCAAGACCCGATCCAGCATAATAAAAGGATATCGATGCGGCAACAGGTCAAGAATTTCCTTAATCCCCATAGGCAGCTGCACCTTATTGTCCTCACTCATTCAGCTCTTCTCCTTTTCTCATTATCATTGCATTTTATTCAACTCTGCTTCATCCGGCAACGCTCGGGATGCCATAGAGAATCACCTGTGGATTCATCTGCAAAAAACAGCCGTAATTCCCTCAAGCACGCTTGAGCATAGCCCATTTATCCATCAGGGTAAAGGAAAACAGGTCAATAAAGTTGTTTCAACTCTCTAGAGATAATTTTAAAAAGTTGCAACCAACACGGCCTCATGAGAAATTTACCCCTGTCTCTTTTTTGCAAAAAACTTTTTTCCAGCAGTTAGTAATAATTGAATAATTCCCCAGAGAGCACCACTTCCGATGGCTGCGGCCCGCAGGGCCAGCAACAGGGGAGAAAGAAAAGTTACCGCCCAATCATGCTTTAAAGCAAGCACGATAAAAGGGGTCGTTTGTAAGAAGAAAAAGATACAAGAGCAGGACAAGGAAATAAGAGCAAAAAAAGAAAAAGGGCTTGGCCAACTTGTTGAGCTAAGCAGAAAAAACGAACTGAGTCCTATCAAAAAAAGACCAACAATCTGAGATCCTAATGTCCTCGGGGTATAGGAATCTTTTCCAATCTTTTCCGGGTACAGACGATAGACCTTCACCCTCCAAAAACCCCTGCCGAATTTAAGTCGAAAATAACGAAAAACAGAATCTGGGTGATTGAGATGACGTACCAATGCACGTGGGGTGAAAACCATTGTGTATCCCCAAATGGCCATCCGATAGGAAAACTCTGTGTCCTCGTTATCGGCATTAGGAAAATGAGTATCAAATCCTCCTAAAGTAAGAAATATTTCTTTTCTGAAGCCAGCTGAATAGGTATCCACCATATCAATGGACTCCCTTTGCTCCAGCATACTGAAACGCTCCTCAAACTCAACCTGAGCAAAACGGGCAATAAGACCCTTTTGCTCCGTACGATAGGCTCCTTTAACAGCTGAGACATCAGGTCGTGCAAAAGGGGCCGCCATCTCCTCCAGCCAGTTAGGATCAGGTACGCAATCCGCATCAGTGAAGAAAATCAAATCCCCTTTTGCCAGGAAGACCCCGGCATTGCGTGCTGCTGCTGGACCTTGGTTTTCCTGATAATGATACGTCACCGGGAATCGGCGGGCGATCTCAGCAGTCTGATCTGTTGAGCCGTCATCCACCAGGATAACCTCATAACTGTCTTTGGAAATTTTGGAAAGAGTCTGTTGCGTGAGGCTCTGGAGACAGAGGGCAAGAGTCTTTTCTGCATTCCAGGCCGGGACAATAACCGAGAGATAGGGCATACTCAGGAGTTCTGTACAACAGACTCTTTGTGAACATCAGAGCCGAAAAAAAGATATTTTGCAAAGGTACGAACGGATTTCAGTGTCCGCCGGATTTCAGTGGGGTGGCGAAACATTTGAACGAGTTTATACAGGATATATCCGGGACGCAAGTAAAACTTTTTCCGGGCCTGATCGCAAAACCGAACCAGCTCTTCAGCACTGAGATCTTCCCCGTGAATGACCGTATTATGGAGCCCGGACGGAGTCAGCCATTGAGAAAAATCCTTTGAGATGATCAGGTTCTTCTGCTTGTACCAGGCATAGGCCTCTGTACCCGGATAGACCATAACCGGATACATCTGGATCGCGTCAGGCTGAAGGCTGATGGCAAGGTCCAGGGTTTCCTGCATAGTTTCTCGGGTTTCTCCGGGCAAGCCCACCATAAAACAACCGTGAATAAGGATACCTGTCTTTCTTGCCGCCTCCATAAAGGTACGGGACTGCTCAAGAGTGATGCCTTTCTTCATGGTGTTCAAAAGCTGCTGATTGCCACTTTCAAAACCGACACAGAGACAGCGGCAACCAGCCTTTTTCATAATCTGCATGGTTTCCTGATCCAAGTCAACCCGAGCATTGGCGGTCCAAGATATTTTGATATTCCTGCGGATCATCTCTTCGCAGATAGCGATACAACGCTTCTTATTGGCCGGAAAGGTATCGTCCTCAAAAAAGATCGCCTTGACCTCTGGAAAATTGGCAATAATGTATTCCAACTCATCCACGACATTATCCACACTGCGATTGCGCAGTTTATGTCCCATCATGGTCTGTGGGTAGACGCAAAAAAAACAGCGGTGCGGGCAGCCCCTGCTCGTGGTAATCGTCACCATAGGAAACAGGGCATTGGGATTAAAATAATGATGCGGATCAAAAAATTTCTTATACACAGAACTGACAAAGGGGAGCTGATCAATATCGGTAAGGGGAGCCCGTTCACCGGTATGAAGTATCTCCTCCCCCTTCTCCCCTTTCCGGAGCCAGAGTCCGGCAACGCTTTCGAGCACCTGCCCTGCTTCCAGCGCATCAGCCAGCTCCCTGACCGTGACATCAAACTCTCCCTGGGCAACCGCGTCCACAGCTGTGTTGAGGCGCAGGCTCTCCTCAGGCAGGGCTGAAACATGGGTGCCGACTAAGACGATAAAGACCTCCTGCCCTTCCCTGCCCAGCGTTTCCTTAAGCTTTCCAGAAAAGTTCACGTCATTATAAATGCTCGGCGTACTGGTTTCTACAACCACTAATGGACTGCCAAAGTTTTTGATACGATCAATGACGGCATCCTCGGACACATCAGCTGCTGGAGCATCAATAAGATCAATTGCATGCCCACCCGCTTGAGTATAGCCTGCAGCGTAGGCCAGCCACATGGGATAGTAGAGGGTGCCACTTTTGGTAACAGCCGGGCTCCGTTGAGGGCGAGAAAAATTCTTTAAAAAAGGTGGGTTGAGAAAGGTAACGCGCATATATATGCTCCGGTTATTCTTATCTATGGATCTTAGCCTATTAGGGTCTTAGGCAATACTGCGGATCATTGTGTCGTACTGCTTCATCTGTTCTTCCATAAATCCCAACTTCCCGTGGAATTGAATAGCATCCTGCGGGCAGACACAAAAGCAATAAAGACAATGAATACATTGTTGCATATCCTGCTCAGACAAAGCACGGGGTAAGGCAAGATCAACCGGACAATACTCGCCGCATTTCCCGCAATTATTGCATTGCTCCTCTGCAAGGCTAAGTCCTTCCCATTCCATCTCTGTTTCCAGGAAGACATCCTGTCGCAGATCCGTGAAAAACAAAAGCTTGGCAAACAAGTCTGTATTACAGAGATAATTAAAAAACGCCGTGTTCCGGACAGCAAGAAAGTATTTCTGTCGTTTGGGATGATGGATAAAAGTAGCGATAGGCCCGGCTTCTGGGGGAGCAAAGGGACGATCATACGGAGTGAGCGAAAAATCTTGTGCTGCCGCGAACAGCTCTTGATCGATAATGCCTCGTTGGCGGGCAATCCGCAAGGGGGTTATCTTGTCAGGATCACAGGAGGCAAATCGGGCAGCCAGAAGATCAATAAAATAGGGGTCTGTGCCGATAAAGACTGTGTCAGTTTTCACCGGGGTGCCCTTGGTCGGCCCCAGCCCTTCCATTGCAAAAAGCGCATCCACAATATGGAGATGAGGGCGACAATTTTCCGTGATATTAACAATATTCGCTGCAAGGGAAAGATGGGTCTTTTTCTTGTTTTCCTGCCCCACCAAGCAACCGATTAGATTTTTTAGACAAACGGTCATGCCAGCTTCAAAATGGGTTTTGAGCTTGGGCATGTTGACCAGCAGATCAGCCTCCTTGCATTCCCTGGCGATACCCGCCTGCACCCCGTCTTCAAAGGGGATCAGGAAGGGCTCAGAGTAGTTCAGATCAATGCAATTGACCCCGTAATATTTTGCCAACTCGTCCACCCGGAGCCGGGTAATGACGCTGATATTAGTCCGGTAGAAACCACTATTTGTGCCTTCCCCAATTGTGATGTCTCGGTATCCCTCCTCTTTCAAAAAAAGGATCACAGCGGCCAGCAAACGCAGGTCGGTGGTGTTACCGGTCAGTGCATTCATATTGCTGTTCAAGTTCGGCTTGATCAGGATTTGTGCATCCCGATCAGCCGGAAAGACATCCCCGTATCGCGTCAGCACCTCAGCAAGGCGGGTTTTTACCTCCTGAAATGATCTGCACTGAATAATGTCTGCGTGATATTTTTTTATCATGATGGAATGGGCTGATATGAACGGTTAAGAATTTCTTCGGCGGCCTGCTGCACATCCTGCACCGTGATTTCCTGCAGGCAGGCATGGTATTCAGAGCCGTGTTCGGGAGAGCAACATCGACTCTCATCACAGGTAACACGGCAGGAAAAGTCTTTTTCCACCACCTGACCCACCGGACTGTACGGGGCCGTTTCCACGGATTTCGAAGGGCCGAAAATGGCAATCGTCGGTGTTTTCATTGCCGCAGCAATATGCATAGGCGCGCTGTCATTGCAGAGAAAAAGGGCAGCCCGCCCCAGCAGAGCAGCCAACTGTCGAATATTCAACTTTCCTGCCAGAGAAACCGCCTGACATTGCTGTTCTTGAAGAGTGGCCTGAATATCTTTCGTCAATATAGACTCATCCGCTCCCCCTACAAGCACGACCGGCAAGTTATATTGCTGAAAGAGATTTTCGCAAACCTGGGCAAAACGCTCCGGGAACCAACGTTTCAGGATCAGACGAGAACCGGGATGAACAGCGATAAAAGGGCCTGTTATCCCTTGGGCTTGCAATATGGAGACGATATCCTGTTCTTCTTCAGCTGTCAAAAAAAGCTCAGCCTCTCCACCCTCAGTGGGGCAGCCCAGGTACCGGGCCAAGTGCAAATGATAATCCACCTTATGGCAGAGTCCAGGGTACGGGACTCTGTGGGTCAGCAGGTACCCTCCGCCACCCACATCATAGCTGACCTTAAACCGGGCTGGAATCCAGAAAGCCAGCAGGGCGAGCTCCCGTATATCAGCCCTGGTTTCAATCAGGAGATCAAAACGGAGTGAGCGCAGCTTCCTGATAAATACCAACCAGTCCCTGATGCCGCCGGAATAGAACCAAAACGGATTAAAGGTTAAAATCTTATCAATATATTTATTATGCTGTAATACTGCTGCCGAGGCTGTTGAAGTCAGAAAGGTAATCGTAGCCTCGGGATATTTTTCATGCAGCGCAGGCAAGATCGGCAGGGTCATGATAACATCGCCGATATAGGCCGTCCGTATAATACAGATCGTTTTCACCCGCTCCGGGGTGATGGCTTCCTGTTTCCGAATGAGGCGCAGCGGAAAAAAGAGAAGATTGCCAAAGATATCCGCAATAATCGTGGCAATGCGTTTTTTTCGATTGATAATCTTATACATGCAGACCAATTACCTATTTATTTCTTTTCCTCGCCTGTTCTACGCAAATAAATTGCCCAGGAACAAAACGATCAAGGAAATGCATGTACCCTGGAGAAGTACGGATATACTCTTCCAGACGGGCAAGAAATTGCTTTGAGCAGTCAAAAATCCCCTGCTCTCCGGGTAAACCAGAGGTAATTTCCGGTTCAATGATCACGGTAAATAAGGCTTGGTCACCGGGCAGGATAAAAAGGGGGAGTAGCGAGGCACCGGTCTTTTGGGAAAGAATCGCCGGACCAAGAGGCAGCACGACCTGTTGGCCGAGAAATGGAAAGCATGCCTGCTTGCCAAAAAACTCCTCTGTTCCAGAGCCGTCGCCGGTTGTCATGATGACCTGATTACAGCGGAGTGCCTTGAAAATCGGGCGAAGAAAAGACCCGGCCTGAATAATATCAGCAGGAATGCGGCTCTCATACTGCATGCGCAGGCGGAAGGCCACATGACGACCTATCCAACTCAGGCCCTTATCAGAAGGATTGCCGATCTGTTTCATCGGATATCCCAGCAGAGCAAGGGACACCAAGGGGAGATGAACCGGGCCGAAATGACCATGCACCAGCACAACACCCTTCTTTTTTTCTAAAGCCTTATCCAGATGGTTCAGCCCCTGAAAACTGACATAATCAGCAATATTTTCCTTGTTGAACTTGGGAAAGATAAGAGGGAAAAGCTGATCCTGATAATGGTTACGAAAATAGAGGCGGATATTCTCAGCATGATGGGTTTCACTGATGCCCATCCGTTGCAGATTCTCTGCCAGCATTCGACGCTTTCCCTTGGCAGCTCCATAATGCAGATCACCCATAAACCGTAATGTTGCCAAGGCGACCTTAGGGGGCACAGCAAGCAGGAACCAACGCAGAGGATACCAGACGATCAGGCGCAGGATATCCCGCACCCGGCTTTCACCGGTTTGCATAGAATTATCA includes:
- a CDS encoding glycosyltransferase family 9 protein — its product is MYKIINRKKRIATIIADIFGNLLFFPLRLIRKQEAITPERVKTICIIRTAYIGDVIMTLPILPALHEKYPEATITFLTSTASAAVLQHNKYIDKILTFNPFWFYSGGIRDWLVFIRKLRSLRFDLLIETRADIRELALLAFWIPARFKVSYDVGGGGYLLTHRVPYPGLCHKVDYHLHLARYLGCPTEGGEAELFLTAEEEQDIVSILQAQGITGPFIAVHPGSRLILKRWFPERFAQVCENLFQQYNLPVVLVGGADESILTKDIQATLQEQQCQAVSLAGKLNIRQLAALLGRAALFLCNDSAPMHIAAAMKTPTIAIFGPSKSVETAPYSPVGQVVEKDFSCRVTCDESRCCSPEHGSEYHACLQEITVQDVQQAAEEILNRSYQPIPS
- a CDS encoding lysophospholipid acyltransferase family protein — protein: MQTGESRVRDILRLIVWYPLRWFLLAVPPKVALATLRFMGDLHYGAAKGKRRMLAENLQRMGISETHHAENIRLYFRNHYQDQLFPLIFPKFNKENIADYVSFQGLNHLDKALEKKKGVVLVHGHFGPVHLPLVSLALLGYPMKQIGNPSDKGLSWIGRHVAFRLRMQYESRIPADIIQAGSFLRPIFKALRCNQVIMTTGDGSGTEEFFGKQACFPFLGQQVVLPLGPAILSQKTGASLLPLFILPGDQALFTVIIEPEITSGLPGEQGIFDCSKQFLARLEEYIRTSPGYMHFLDRFVPGQFICVEQARKRNK